The Lolium rigidum isolate FL_2022 chromosome 2, APGP_CSIRO_Lrig_0.1, whole genome shotgun sequence genomic interval CGATCAGACTAGGCGCGTTCTATCTACTTGCTGTGCGGCTCTCCTATGGTTCCTCTGGAACATTAGGAACAAGTTTACGATCGAGGAAAAGTACCCTTCGCAAGGCTGATATCATATTCAAAATGTTCATATACTTACAAGTGTGGAAGCCAGTGGCTAGGAGGTAAAACCGTGAGGCGCTGGAGATGACGATCAGACGGATCCACTCTCTTCATGCGGAGCTGCGAGAAGGAATGGCGCCGACCTAATTCTCCTTTGTATCATCAGTATTCTCTAGGTTGAGCTTGTGGACTCTTGGACCTGTTTGGCATTTGGTCCATGCCTATTTCGCACTGTGTTGATGTGTATTTGACCCCTGGATCTTTGTTGTACTCTGTCGTGTTGTGGCTTTATTAAGTTAAAGCTGGGCTCGTCTTGAGCCTACCGTCTATATATACTCCCCGGTTTAATTTCTTTACACTTACATCTCTACATTTTAACtgatcacaaagttgtttcacgaaaaaatgatattttttatgtCGTATGTAAAAAGAAAAAATCCGAGATATTGTTTTGTTGTTTTTACACATGACACAGAAATATCTATTTTCACGAAACTTAACGGGGACACATAGAATATCGAGATATACATGCAAATTATTTATTACAAATTGTtaacaatttgaatatttttccgaTGGCAGAAACATGCACCCGAGATGAGTAATGAAATTTCTGGTCATTAACGCATCATGAAAGTAGACCGAACCTCAGAAAATTTCGGTATTGTACAACGAAAGGCCTTGCCAAGTAACTGGGCTGCAAGCCCACACAAGCACCATTTCTTTCTCCACATACAGCGACAAGGACAAAGTCCTAGTGGAATGCCTCGTCGCTCGCAACGGATAAGCCACGCCGATCTCTCCTATCCTCTCATCGACACAAAACCACACAAAAACGCGCGCGAATCACCACAGGGGCACGACGTCGAGGTCCGCCATGACCATGCTCGCCTCgctcttctccccttctcctctcctcaccaccaccgcctccacctcctcatcgGCTGCCTCCTCCCAGCAGCCACCGTCGGCGCCGCAGTCTGTGAATGTGAGGCTCCCGGCGCCCAGGCCGTTCGCCACCACGCTGGCCGCGGCCGCCGCAACCGGCCTCCTTTTgctgtctcccgcggcgccattgcACGCGGAGGCGGAGTTCAAGACGTACTACGGcacggcggcgagcgcggcgaaCTACGGCGGGTACGGCGGGAACGCGAGCAAGAAGGACGCGGCGGAGTACGTCTACGACGTCCCCGAGGGGTGGAAGGAGCGGCTGGTGTCCAAGGTGGAGAAGGGCACCAACGGCACGGACAGCGAGTTCTTCAACCCGCGCAAGCGCTCCGAGCGGGAGTACCTCACCTTCCTCTCCGGCTTCCGCAAGCTGGCGCCCGTCGGCGCCGTGCTCGACAACCTCGCCCTCTCCGACGTCGGGCTGCAGGACCAGATCTCGTCGGCGGACGGCGTGACGTCGACGGAGCGTAAAGACGAGGACGGGCAGGTGTACTACGAGTACGAggtggccggcgccggcgcgcacAGCCTCATCTCCGTCACGTGCGCCCGGAACAAGCTGTACGCGCACTTCGTCACGGCGCCCAACCCCGAGTGGGGGCGCGACGAGGCCGTGCTCCGCCGCCTGCACCAGTCGTTCAAGACCGTCGACTTCAGCGGCCAAGATTGACATGCCTGCTGCCCGCGCGGTATGTTGTGGTGGATCAAGCAGTTTTGTATAGGCGCGATCGGGGAAGAGGTAATTGATGTGGAATTGTGGATAATTAAGCAATACGATCTGGTATATCTGATCTGTAAATTATTTTCTCAGCTAAGTGTTGCTCTGCTGTTAGCAACGCAACGGCTCAATCGTAATGAATGCAAGTTAACCTGCGTAGAAGATCAGGGCCTCAGGGGCCACACGAGTTTATAGAACGAGTTTGTGACTGGCTGTTGTAGATGGAATGCGTACATTTTAAATGAAATTTTGTAAGGACTTCAGCGAAAACCGTTAGATTTCCGCACGATCTGGGGGAAATTTCTGTGTTCCATCGGGCTGACCGACCGAATTGTTTTGAGGTCTTGGCGATTCCAATCACCCTCCAGGCTCCGGATGTGGGCAAAACCTGTTCCCCGCCCAGCAGCGGCGaaaaccctatacaccgaccaggtcggtggctactggccaccgcacacccctggtcgggtatgggccgggCCCATTTAGGCTGTGCAGTTcatttttgctttttcttttttcttttctggtttctttttctgttttcttttcttttttctgttttcggtttttgttatattttttcagattcgaaaattttattttttaaaaattgttcaaattgagaaaatgtttaaattaaaaaatgttcaaatttgaaaaccgttcaaatctgaaaaccgttcaaatttgaaaaccgttcaaatttaaatttttgaaaAATTTTCAAACTTtgaaactgttcaaattttaaaattgttcaaactttGAAATTGTTCAGTTAAAAATGTTcaatttcaaaaaatattcaactttaaaaaatgttcacattttaaaattgttcaaatttaaaattgttcaaattctaaaatttgttcagttttgaaaatgttcaaattttacagAATATTCTATCTCAAAAAATAGTTTTGTGTTTCCAAAAAAGTTGTTAGATTTTAAAAACGgaaatataaatagaaaagataaaacagcaaaaaggaaagaaaaagaaaaaaaaagcttaCCTATTgggatgggccgcggcccactgaACCGCCCCGAGTTGCGGGGGTGTGCGGTGCGTTGCAccgaccgaccaggtcggtgtatagcTGCTCCCGAAGACTAACGCCCACACGCGGGAGAGAGCGGGCCGCGGCCCATCTGGAGTCGTTTTTTCCCCTTTTCTTCCGTTCTTCGCTGATTTGGTTGGTTTTTGGTCGGTTCtcagtttttgtttttcttttctgtttttattttgtcttTTCCCAGTTTTTCCTTTTcctgcttttttctttttttgaacatatttttcaaattcgagaaaattttaaatttgagtaAATTTCAAATTCAAGCAAATTTTTAAATTGAAGCAATTTTAAATTTAAGCATtttcaaattcgagcaaatttaaAATCgagcaattttcaaatttgagcaaaatttcaaatttaaacatttttgtaATCCAAATTTTTTTGATaggatttttttcaaaatatgaaaaGTTTTAAATCTGGAAGTTACTAAAAAAGTTAAAAATTAATAGGAAAAAAATTGTAGGTAACTTTCTCTGGGtgctgggctggcccaataggagCAAGCCGGTGCGTGGGTGCGTTAATCCCGCACGCACGTGAGCGGGGTATAGGCTCGCCCCTGGATGTGCCCAAATCCTGTCTTCACGCCCTAAGCCCAATTTTTTTCGAAACAT includes:
- the LOC124692558 gene encoding thylakoid lumenal 19 kDa protein, chloroplastic-like, yielding MTMLASLFSPSPLLTTTASTSSSAASSQQPPSAPQSVNVRLPAPRPFATTLAAAAATGLLLLSPAAPLHAEAEFKTYYGTAASAANYGGYGGNASKKDAAEYVYDVPEGWKERLVSKVEKGTNGTDSEFFNPRKRSEREYLTFLSGFRKLAPVGAVLDNLALSDVGLQDQISSADGVTSTERKDEDGQVYYEYEVAGAGAHSLISVTCARNKLYAHFVTAPNPEWGRDEAVLRRLHQSFKTVDFSGQD